The Gemmatimonas aurantiaca T-27 DNA segment TGGAGTGATCAGGAGAACGCCGACGTTTTTGGCGCCTGCGCGCATCCCAACTATCACGGGCACACCTACCTGTGCGACGTGACGGTGGCCGGTCCGGTGGACGAAGAAACGGGGTTTGTCGTCGACCTCGGGTTTCTGGATCGTGTGCTGCAGCGTGAAGTCCGCGAGCGCTTCGATCACCGCAACATCAATCTCGACGTGCCCGAGTTTGCAGAGGGCCGCCTGATCCCGACGGGGGAGAATCTGGCACGCTTCATCTGCGAGCGGGTGCAGGCGGCGCTGGCCCACACCACCGCCCGCGTGGTGCGGGTGCATCTGGCTGAAGACACCACGTTGAGCAGCACGTACGAGGTGGACGCATGAAGCGGGCACTGGTGGCAGGTGTCGTGATCGCAGCATCACTCGTTGCGGCCTGCGCGAAGTCCGCGCGCCCACCGGTGGAAGCGCCCGTCGGCCCCCATCGTCCCGAGCCGGTAGCGCCGGAGATGATTCCGGTGATGATGCCGATGGCGACGATCGCGATGCCCGGTACCCGCGACACGCTGCAGTACCTGGTCGACTCCGTGCTGGCCGCCCCGATGTGGCGCAACGCCCGGTGGGGCATTCTGCTGGTCGATGCCGAACGCAACGACACGATCCTGTCGCACGATGCCGATCGATTGTTCATGCCGGCGTCGAACCAGAAGCTGCTGACCGCCGCGATTGCGCTGCAACATCTCGGACCGGACTTCCGGTGGCGTACACCCGTTCTGCTGGATGGGACACAGCGCGGGTCGGTGTTTCATGGCGACCTGCTCGTACAGGGCAGCGGCGATCCAAGCATCAGCGATGCCCTGCGCGGCGGACGTGCCAGCAGTGCCTTTGATGCCATTCTCGATACGCTGCAGGCGCGCGGCATCAAGCGCATCACCGGGCGGGTTTTGCCATGGGGTGATGCGTTGCCGGGAGCCACCACGGGGTTTGGATGGGCGTGGGACGATTTCGACGCGGGGTACAGTGCCGCGATCGACGAGCTCACGTACAACGAAGGTGAGCTGTATCTGCATATCGTGGCGGGTTCCAAGATCGGCAGCCCGGTCACCGTGCGTCGGGCACCAACCGAGCGCTATCCCGCGGTGCGCATCGAGGCGATCACGCGCGACACCGCGACGAGTGCAGTATCCGCCATCGCGCCACGCCCGATGCCGCTCTCGGTGGTGTACGACAGCATCGGCCATCAGGTTGTCGTATCGGGCACCATGTCGCAGGGCGACAGTACACGTGTCACCCTGGCTTACCGTCATCCCAGTGATGCATTCCTCGCCGCGTTGGGCGACGCTCTCCGTGCGCGCAAGATTTCGGTGCAAGGCGGCGTCATCGCGCGTCCGGCGCCGCATGGCCCTGGCCGCGTGGCATCGCGCAGCACGAAGCGCGCGGTCGCCCATGCGATCGACACACTGGGTGTGATCGAGAGTGTGTCCTTTGCCGATGTGTTGCGCCGCATGCTGAAACCGTCGCAGAACCAGATGGCGGAACTGATCTTCCGTACATCCGGCTACGTCGCATCGGGCGATGGCTCGCTCGACAGCGCTCGCGCGGTTGGCACGCGGACGCTGGCTGGCTGGGGCATCACGGGACAGGACGTTGCCTATCGCGATGGCAGTGGCCTGTCACGCCATGACTATCTGACGCCGCGGGCGGTGGTGCGTGTGCTCGATGCGATGCACCGATCGCCGTGGTATGCCGTGTTCCGCGATGGGCTGCCCATTGCGGGCGTGGACGGCACCATCGCGAATCGCATGAAGGACACACCGGCCCAGGGCAACGCGCGCGCCAAGACGGGCACGCTCGACAAGGCGCGGGCATTGTCCGGCTATGTCACGAGCAGCGATGGTCGCCTGCTGTTTTTCTCGCTGCTGTGCAACAACTTCTCGGTACCTACCCGGGAAGTGGAGCGCGTGCAGGATCTGCTGGTGCGCACCATGGCCGGCGGTACCTTTCCCGCGTTGCCCCAGTGAGTGGAGCGGATGCCGTGCGGCGTGGGCTGTCCTACGAGGAGGCTCTCGCCAGCATCCTCGACTCGGCGCGCGCGCGCACGACAAGCCCGATCGATGTCCCACTGACATCGGCACTTGGCCGAGCACTCGCGGAATCCGTGGTGAGCCCGGT contains these protein-coding regions:
- a CDS encoding 6-pyruvoyl trahydropterin synthase family protein, with the translated sequence MPRTSLTRRVLFAAAHRYRRPDWSDQENADVFGACAHPNYHGHTYLCDVTVAGPVDEETGFVVDLGFLDRVLQREVRERFDHRNINLDVPEFAEGRLIPTGENLARFICERVQAALAHTTARVVRVHLAEDTTLSSTYEVDA
- the dacB gene encoding D-alanyl-D-alanine carboxypeptidase/D-alanyl-D-alanine endopeptidase, whose translation is MKRALVAGVVIAASLVAACAKSARPPVEAPVGPHRPEPVAPEMIPVMMPMATIAMPGTRDTLQYLVDSVLAAPMWRNARWGILLVDAERNDTILSHDADRLFMPASNQKLLTAAIALQHLGPDFRWRTPVLLDGTQRGSVFHGDLLVQGSGDPSISDALRGGRASSAFDAILDTLQARGIKRITGRVLPWGDALPGATTGFGWAWDDFDAGYSAAIDELTYNEGELYLHIVAGSKIGSPVTVRRAPTERYPAVRIEAITRDTATSAVSAIAPRPMPLSVVYDSIGHQVVVSGTMSQGDSTRVTLAYRHPSDAFLAALGDALRARKISVQGGVIARPAPHGPGRVASRSTKRAVAHAIDTLGVIESVSFADVLRRMLKPSQNQMAELIFRTSGYVASGDGSLDSARAVGTRTLAGWGITGQDVAYRDGSGLSRHDYLTPRAVVRVLDAMHRSPWYAVFRDGLPIAGVDGTIANRMKDTPAQGNARAKTGTLDKARALSGYVTSSDGRLLFFSLLCNNFSVPTREVERVQDLLVRTMAGGTFPALPQ